The following proteins are co-located in the Flavobacterium sp. CECT 9288 genome:
- a CDS encoding glutamate synthase subunit beta — MGKIGGFKEYSRTDESNVAVPERVTNYNEFTIPLTKDKIKEQGSRCMDCGIPFCHSSCPLGNLIPDFNDMVHQEEWESALKILQSTNNFPEFTGRLCPAPCEKSCVLGIISEPVAIENIEKNIIERGFAEGWIKPQPPGVRTGKTVAVIGSGPAGLAAAQQLNRAGHTVTVFERDNAIGGLLRYGIPNFKLEKGIIDRRIKVLEAEGITFKTNVNVGVNYEISELNNFDSVVLCGGATERRSLPTKGIESKGVVQAMDFLTQQTKALYGESIPDQIKATDKNVIVIGGGDTGSDCVGTSNRHGAKSVTNFEILPKPPVSRSESTPWPFWPLQLKTSSSHEEGCDRNWLINTKEFIANEAGELVGLKTVEVAWKIIPGQRPELIEKEGSEKIWPCDLALLALGFTGPEKTLSEQLGIKIDTRNNYQATNYQTNIPHIFTAGDMRRGQSLIVWAISEGREAAREVDKYLMGYTNLPTKGNGDLPSL, encoded by the coding sequence ATGGGAAAAATAGGAGGATTTAAAGAATATTCTAGAACCGACGAAAGTAATGTTGCAGTTCCAGAAAGAGTAACAAATTATAATGAATTTACAATTCCGTTAACCAAAGATAAAATCAAGGAACAAGGTTCCAGATGCATGGATTGCGGCATTCCCTTTTGTCACAGCTCGTGTCCGTTAGGAAATTTAATTCCTGATTTTAACGATATGGTGCATCAGGAGGAATGGGAAAGTGCACTGAAAATATTACAATCTACTAATAATTTTCCTGAGTTTACAGGAAGACTTTGTCCAGCTCCTTGCGAAAAATCATGTGTTCTAGGAATCATTAGCGAGCCAGTTGCTATCGAAAATATTGAAAAAAATATTATTGAAAGAGGCTTTGCCGAAGGTTGGATCAAACCACAACCTCCAGGGGTTAGAACCGGTAAAACAGTCGCCGTAATTGGCTCTGGGCCAGCTGGTCTGGCAGCAGCACAACAATTGAACCGCGCCGGACATACCGTTACCGTCTTTGAAAGAGACAACGCCATTGGTGGATTATTGCGTTATGGAATTCCAAATTTTAAACTAGAAAAGGGAATTATTGATAGACGTATAAAAGTTTTAGAAGCGGAGGGAATTACTTTTAAAACCAATGTCAATGTGGGGGTAAATTATGAAATTTCAGAACTCAATAATTTCGATTCTGTTGTATTATGCGGTGGTGCTACAGAGCGTCGCAGTTTACCAACAAAAGGAATTGAAAGCAAAGGTGTGGTGCAGGCAATGGACTTTTTAACACAGCAAACCAAAGCATTATACGGTGAGTCAATTCCTGATCAAATCAAAGCAACGGATAAAAATGTTATCGTTATTGGTGGTGGAGATACAGGCTCGGACTGCGTAGGAACCTCAAACCGTCATGGTGCCAAATCAGTTACAAATTTTGAAATTTTACCAAAACCTCCGGTAAGCCGAAGCGAGTCCACTCCATGGCCTTTTTGGCCTTTGCAATTAAAAACTTCAAGCTCTCATGAAGAAGGTTGCGATAGAAACTGGCTCATCAATACGAAGGAATTTATAGCCAATGAAGCCGGAGAGTTGGTTGGCTTAAAAACCGTTGAAGTAGCTTGGAAAATTATCCCTGGTCAGCGACCTGAATTAATTGAAAAAGAAGGTTCCGAAAAAATCTGGCCTTGTGACTTAGCTTTGTTAGCACTCGGTTTTACTGGCCCTGAGAAAACATTAAGTGAGCAGTTAGGCATCAAAATTGACACTCGTAACAACTATCAAGCTACTAATTACCAGACCAATATTCCGCATATTTTCACTGCAGGCGACATGCGTCGAGGCCAATCCTTAATTGTTTGGGCAATTTCTGAAGGTCGTGAAGCCGCCAGAGAAGTAGATAAATACTTGATGGGTTATACCAACTTACCTACCAAAGGAAATGGCGATTTACCTAGCCTATAA
- the lysA gene encoding diaminopimelate decarboxylase, translated as MQSKDLVQLAEQFGSPLYVYDAEKIQSQYNRLSKAFSKVKQLRINYAMKALSNVAILQLLREMGSGLDTVSIQEVQLGLHAGYEPEKIFYTPNGVSLEEIEEVAAMGVQVNIDNLSILEQFGTKYPNVPVCIRINPHVMAGGNANISVGHIDSKFGISVHQLPHLVRIVENTKMNIVGIHMHTGSDILDIEVFLYAAEILFDAARNFKNLEFLDFGSGFKVPYKKDDIETDIEELGKKLSKRFNAFCDEYGKELTLIFEPGKFLVSEAGYFLAKVNVVKQTTSTVFAGIDSGFNHLIRPMFYGSQHHIENISNPKGKERFYSVVGYICETDTFANNRRIAEIKEGDILSFRNAGAYCFSMASNYNSRYKPAEVLWMNGEGHLIRAHETFEDLLKNQIPLPQAIAAV; from the coding sequence ATGCAATCAAAAGACTTAGTACAATTAGCAGAACAATTTGGTAGTCCATTATACGTATATGATGCCGAAAAAATACAATCTCAATACAACAGATTATCCAAAGCTTTTTCTAAGGTAAAACAGTTGCGCATCAATTATGCTATGAAAGCCTTATCAAACGTGGCGATACTTCAATTGTTACGAGAAATGGGTTCAGGTTTGGATACAGTTTCTATCCAAGAAGTACAATTAGGCTTGCACGCAGGCTACGAACCGGAAAAAATATTTTATACTCCAAACGGTGTTTCGCTTGAAGAGATAGAAGAGGTTGCAGCAATGGGAGTTCAAGTAAACATTGATAATTTATCAATTTTGGAACAATTTGGAACAAAATATCCAAATGTACCAGTTTGCATCCGAATCAATCCTCACGTTATGGCAGGCGGAAACGCCAATATATCTGTAGGTCATATTGATAGTAAATTTGGAATTTCAGTTCACCAATTACCACATTTAGTTCGAATTGTCGAAAACACAAAAATGAACATTGTGGGTATACACATGCACACTGGTTCCGATATTTTAGATATTGAAGTATTTTTATATGCAGCTGAAATATTATTTGATGCAGCTAGAAATTTCAAAAACTTAGAATTCTTAGATTTCGGAAGTGGATTTAAAGTACCTTACAAAAAAGACGATATCGAAACAGACATTGAAGAGTTGGGTAAAAAATTATCGAAACGATTCAACGCCTTCTGTGATGAGTACGGAAAAGAATTAACATTGATTTTCGAACCTGGAAAATTCCTTGTAAGTGAAGCTGGATATTTCTTAGCAAAAGTTAATGTCGTTAAACAAACAACATCAACTGTATTCGCAGGAATCGACAGTGGTTTCAATCATTTAATTCGTCCAATGTTTTACGGTTCACAGCACCATATAGAAAACATCTCAAACCCAAAAGGGAAAGAGCGTTTTTACTCTGTAGTAGGATATATTTGTGAAACAGACACATTTGCAAACAACAGAAGAATTGCCGAAATCAAAGAAGGCGATATACTCTCATTTAGAAATGCTGGAGCCTATTGTTTCTCTATGGCCTCAAACTATAACTCCAGATACAAGCCCGCAGAAGTTTTATGGATGAATGGCGAAGGACATTTAATCAGAGCACATGAAACCTTTGAAGATTTATTGAAAAATCAAATTCCATTACCACAAGCAATAGCAGCGGTTTAA
- a CDS encoding M42 family metallopeptidase has product MSTTTLLNTTSLAFLEKYLNNASPTGYESEGQKIWMDYLRPYVDTFITDTYGTAVGVINPDAPYKVVIEGHADEISWYVNYITEDGLLYVIRNGGSDHQIAPSKRVDIHTKKGIVKGVFGLPAIHTRSRGKEETAKVENIFIDIGCETKEQVEAMGVHVGCVITYPDEFMILNENKFVCRAIDNRMGGFMIAEVARMLHENKITLPFGLYITNSVQEEVGLRGAEMITKTIRPNVAIVTDVCHDSTTPMIDKKIEGDTKIGKGPVITYAPAVHNTLREIILDTAIENEIPFQRLASSRVTGTDTDAFAYSNGGVASALISLPLRYMHTTVEMVDRSDVENVIQLIYKTLLQLKNNDTYSYFSK; this is encoded by the coding sequence ATGAGTACAACAACACTATTAAATACAACTTCCTTAGCCTTTTTAGAAAAATACTTAAACAACGCCTCTCCTACGGGCTACGAAAGCGAAGGTCAGAAAATATGGATGGATTATTTACGCCCATATGTAGATACCTTTATTACGGATACCTATGGAACTGCTGTAGGAGTTATAAACCCTGATGCTCCATATAAAGTAGTTATTGAAGGACATGCCGATGAAATTTCATGGTATGTAAATTACATTACTGAAGATGGATTACTGTATGTGATACGCAACGGCGGATCTGACCATCAAATTGCTCCATCAAAGAGAGTGGATATTCATACTAAAAAAGGTATTGTAAAAGGGGTATTTGGCTTGCCAGCCATACATACAAGAAGCAGAGGAAAAGAAGAGACTGCCAAAGTTGAGAATATTTTTATTGATATAGGTTGTGAAACCAAAGAGCAGGTGGAAGCTATGGGTGTTCATGTAGGCTGTGTAATTACGTATCCAGACGAATTCATGATTTTAAATGAAAACAAATTTGTTTGCAGAGCCATTGACAATCGTATGGGTGGTTTTATGATTGCCGAGGTAGCCAGAATGTTGCACGAAAATAAAATCACACTACCGTTTGGTCTTTATATTACCAATTCGGTGCAAGAGGAAGTGGGCTTGCGTGGCGCAGAAATGATTACCAAAACCATACGACCGAATGTTGCTATTGTAACCGATGTATGTCATGACTCAACCACGCCGATGATTGATAAAAAAATAGAAGGCGACACCAAAATAGGTAAAGGACCAGTGATTACCTATGCTCCAGCTGTACACAATACACTACGCGAAATAATTCTTGATACAGCCATTGAAAATGAAATTCCCTTTCAAAGATTAGCTTCGTCAAGAGTAACAGGCACAGATACTGATGCATTTGCCTACAGTAACGGAGGTGTAGCATCGGCTTTGATCTCTTTACCGCTACGTTACATGCACACTACAGTGGAAATGGTTGATCGCTCGGATGTAGAAAATGTGATACAGCTTATTTATAAAACCTTGCTTCAATTAAAAAACAACGATACGTATTCTTATTTTAGTAAGTAA
- a CDS encoding DUF4294 domain-containing protein → MKPLLIALLIIFCVHFSNAQTTPQDTTKIGYELGEDEYEINDTIQLPEILISKEKLDPEARKQFLLLQSRVYKVYPYAKIASERLTNLNKGMANLKTNKEKKKYFKIVEGYLSNEFEAKLKKLSRKQGQILVKLIHRQTGTTTYELVKTLKSGWKAFWSNTAASLFDINLKTKYAPYTVNEDYLIETILFRAFEAGRLQNQKPAIVIDYDTLNDSWVKRAENLKK, encoded by the coding sequence ATGAAACCATTGCTTATAGCGTTATTAATTATTTTTTGTGTTCACTTCTCAAATGCACAGACAACACCTCAAGACACTACAAAAATAGGTTATGAACTTGGTGAAGATGAATATGAAATAAATGACACCATACAACTGCCAGAAATTTTAATTTCAAAAGAGAAACTAGATCCAGAAGCTAGAAAACAATTCTTATTGCTACAAAGTAGAGTATATAAAGTGTATCCTTATGCAAAAATAGCATCGGAGCGATTGACTAATCTTAACAAAGGCATGGCGAATTTGAAAACGAATAAAGAAAAGAAAAAATATTTTAAAATCGTTGAGGGTTATTTGAGCAATGAATTCGAAGCAAAACTCAAAAAACTATCCCGCAAGCAAGGCCAAATATTAGTAAAGCTTATTCACAGGCAAACAGGTACTACTACTTATGAGCTTGTAAAAACCCTCAAGAGCGGTTGGAAAGCATTTTGGTCAAATACCGCAGCAAGTTTATTTGATATCAATCTTAAAACAAAATATGCTCCATATACCGTAAACGAAGACTATTTAATAGAAACTATATTATTTAGAGCGTTTGAAGCTGGAAGACTTCAAAACCAAAAACCAGCAATTGTTATAGATTATGATACTTTAAACGATTCCTGGGTGAAACGAGCTGAGAATTTAAAAAAATGA
- the pafA gene encoding alkaline phosphatase PafA has translation MKRIILFLTIILSLNSQAQQRPKLVVGIVVDQMKMEYLYRFSDDFSANGFKRLMNNGYTFHNMHYNYMPTYTAPGHASIYTGATPSTHGIVGNDWFNKATGKDLYCTDDASVRTLGDGTDKEGAMSPRNLLSTTITDELRMATNFRGKVIGLSIKDRGAILPAGHFANWAFWYSSTGSFISSTFYGANLPNWIAEFNQEKRYMNYINKGWNLLKPISTYNESLADDNPYEGKLDKANGPVFPYDLAKIYKEKGADVLRTTPFGNDILVDIAMKAIEKEELGKDDITDFLTVSFSSTDYVGHTFGPRSIELQDTYLRLDQNLDQFLNYLDKTVGKDNYLVFLTADHAGAENPNYLKDNKYNVKNVPTKGFVESLKKFSNETFGADLILDYSNFNVFFNLDLVKQKGLELTKVKESFKGFLMTQEHIKRVYTEEEILASSGDDYFLIFIAKGYDPKQNGELVILDKTGYMEYQATGTTHGSPNSYDTHVPLLFYGWHVPKGELHAKKYITQIAPTLSQMLKIPFTNGTESEVLETLLDK, from the coding sequence ATGAAGAGAATTATTTTGTTTTTGACAATTATTTTGTCTTTAAACTCACAAGCGCAGCAACGCCCCAAATTGGTAGTGGGAATAGTAGTCGATCAAATGAAAATGGAGTATTTATACCGTTTTTCAGATGATTTTTCTGCCAATGGATTTAAAAGATTGATGAATAATGGATATACTTTTCATAATATGCATTATAACTATATGCCAACTTATACTGCTCCAGGTCACGCAAGTATTTATACTGGAGCTACTCCGTCAACTCATGGTATTGTTGGTAATGATTGGTTTAACAAAGCTACAGGAAAAGATCTCTATTGTACTGACGATGCATCTGTTAGGACTCTAGGAGACGGTACAGATAAAGAGGGTGCAATGTCACCAAGAAATCTTCTAAGTACTACTATTACAGATGAGTTGCGTATGGCAACCAATTTTAGAGGTAAAGTAATCGGATTGAGTATTAAAGATCGTGGTGCTATTTTACCAGCAGGACACTTTGCAAATTGGGCATTTTGGTATAGTTCAACAGGTTCCTTTATTTCAAGTACTTTTTATGGTGCAAATTTGCCAAATTGGATAGCGGAATTCAATCAGGAAAAAAGGTATATGAATTACATAAATAAAGGTTGGAATTTATTAAAGCCTATATCTACGTATAATGAAAGTTTAGCAGATGATAATCCATACGAGGGGAAATTGGATAAAGCAAATGGTCCTGTTTTTCCTTATGATTTAGCTAAAATCTACAAAGAAAAAGGTGCTGATGTTTTACGCACTACACCTTTTGGTAATGATATTTTGGTCGATATAGCGATGAAAGCTATTGAAAAGGAGGAGTTAGGAAAAGATGATATAACGGATTTTTTAACGGTTAGTTTTTCTTCAACAGATTATGTTGGTCATACTTTTGGACCTCGTTCTATAGAATTACAAGATACCTATTTACGCCTTGATCAAAATCTAGATCAATTTTTAAATTACTTAGATAAGACAGTTGGAAAGGATAATTATTTGGTTTTTTTAACTGCTGATCATGCTGGGGCAGAAAATCCGAATTATTTAAAGGATAATAAATACAATGTAAAAAATGTTCCTACTAAAGGTTTTGTGGAATCCTTAAAGAAATTTTCAAATGAAACTTTTGGAGCAGATCTTATTTTGGACTATTCTAATTTCAATGTGTTTTTCAATTTGGACTTGGTAAAACAAAAAGGTTTAGAATTGACAAAAGTAAAAGAGAGCTTTAAAGGATTTTTGATGACACAAGAGCATATCAAAAGAGTTTATACTGAGGAAGAAATTTTAGCTTCATCAGGTGATGATTATTTTTTGATTTTTATAGCTAAAGGTTATGATCCTAAACAGAATGGTGAGTTAGTGATTTTAGATAAAACGGGCTATATGGAATATCAAGCTACAGGAACAACACATGGATCTCCAAATAGTTATGATACTCATGTACCGCTTCTTTTTTATGGATGGCATGTACCTAAAGGAGAATTACACGCTAAAAAATATATTACTCAAATTGCACCTACGCTGTCTCAGATGTTGAAAATTCCGTTTACGAATGGCACTGAGTCAGAAGTTTTAGAAACTTTACTTGATAAATAA